From the Helicobacter pylori genome, one window contains:
- the flhA gene encoding flagellar biosynthesis protein FlhA → MANERSKLAFKKTFPVFKRFLQSKDLALVVFVIAILAIIIVPLPPFVLDFLLTISIALSVLIILIGLYIDKPTDFSAFPTLLLIVTLYRLALNVATTRMILTQGYKGPSAVSDIITAFGEFSVSGNYVIGAIIFSILVLVNLLVVTNGSTRVTEVRARFALDAMPGKQMAIDADLNSGLIDDKEAKKRRAALSQEADFYGAMDGASKFVKGDAIASIIITLINIIGGFLVGVFQRDMSLSFSASTFTILTIGDGLVGQIPALIIATATGIVATRTTQNEEEDFASKLITQLTNKSKTLVIVGAILLLFATIPGLPTFSLAFVGTLFLFIAWLISREGKDGLLTKLENYLSQKFGLDLSEKPHSSKIKPHAPTTRAKTQEEIKREEEQAIDEVLKIEFLELALGYQLISLADMKQGGDLLERIRGIRKKIASDYGFLMPQIRIRDNLQLPPTHYEIKLKGIVIGEGMVMPDKFLAMNTGFVNREIEGIPTKEPAFGMDALWIDAKNKEEAIIQGYTIIDPSTVIATHTSELVKKYAEDFITKDEVKSLLERLAKDYPTIVEESKKIPTGAIRSVLQALLHEKIPIKDMLTILETITDIAPLVQNDVNILTEQVRARLSRVITNAFKSEDGRLKFLTFSTDSEQFLLNKLRENGASKSLLLNVGELQKLIEGVSEEAMKVLQKGIAPVILIVEPNLRKALSNQMEQARIDVVVLSHAELDPNSNFEALGTIHINF, encoded by the coding sequence ATGGCAAACGAACGCTCCAAATTAGCTTTTAAAAAGACTTTCCCTGTCTTTAAACGCTTCTTGCAATCCAAAGACTTAGCCCTTGTGGTCTTTGTGATCGCTATTTTAGCGATCATTATCGTGCCGTTACCGCCTTTTGTGTTGGATTTTTTACTCACGATTTCTATCGCGCTATCGGTGTTGATTATTTTAATCGGGCTTTATATTGACAAGCCTACTGATTTTAGCGCTTTCCCCACTTTACTCCTCATTGTAACCTTGTACCGCTTGGCTTTAAATGTCGCCACCACTAGAATGATTTTAACCCAAGGCTATAAAGGGCCTAGCGCGGTGAGCGATATTATCACGGCGTTTGGGGAATTTAGCGTGAGCGGGAATTATGTGATTGGGGCGATTATCTTTAGTATTTTAGTGCTAGTGAATTTATTAGTGGTTACTAATGGCTCTACTAGGGTTACTGAAGTTAGGGCGCGATTCGCTCTAGACGCTATGCCAGGAAAGCAAATGGCGATTGATGCGGATTTAAATTCAGGGCTTATTGATGATAAGGAAGCCAAAAAACGGCGCGCCGCTCTAAGCCAAGAAGCGGATTTTTATGGCGCGATGGATGGCGCGTCTAAATTCGTCAAAGGCGATGCGATCGCTTCTATCATTATCACGCTTATCAATATCATTGGAGGGTTTTTAGTGGGCGTGTTTCAAAGGGATATGAGCCTAAGCTTTAGCGCTAGCACTTTCACTATCCTAACCATTGGCGATGGGCTTGTGGGGCAAATCCCTGCTTTAATCATTGCGACAGCGACCGGTATTGTCGCCACTCGCACCACGCAAAACGAAGAAGAAGACTTCGCTTCTAAGCTCATCACACAACTCACCAATAAAAGCAAAACTTTAGTGATTGTGGGGGCGATTTTATTGCTTTTTGCCACCATTCCTGGACTCCCTACCTTTTCTTTAGCGTTTGTAGGAACCCTCTTTTTATTCATCGCATGGCTGATTAGTAGGGAGGGAAAAGACGGGTTGCTCACTAAATTAGAAAATTATTTGAGTCAAAAATTCGGCTTGGATTTGAGCGAAAAACCCCACAGCTCCAAAATCAAACCCCACGCCCCCACCACAAGGGCTAAAACCCAAGAAGAGATTAAAAGAGAAGAAGAGCAAGCCATTGATGAAGTGTTAAAAATTGAATTTTTAGAACTGGCTTTAGGCTATCAGCTCATTAGCTTAGCGGACATGAAACAAGGGGGCGATTTGTTAGAAAGGATTAGGGGCATTAGAAAAAAGATAGCGAGCGATTATGGTTTTTTGATGCCTCAAATTAGGATCAGAGATAATTTACAACTCCCCCCAACGCATTATGAAATCAAGCTTAAGGGCATTGTGATTGGTGAGGGCATGGTGATGCCGGATAAGTTTTTAGCCATGAATACCGGTTTTGTGAATAGAGAAATTGAGGGCATTCCCACTAAAGAGCCGGCTTTTGGAATGGACGCTTTATGGATTGACGCTAAAAATAAAGAAGAAGCCATCATTCAAGGCTACACCATCATTGATCCAAGCACCGTTATTGCGACGCACACCAGCGAATTAGTGAAAAAATACGCTGAAGATTTTATCACTAAAGATGAGGTGAAATCCCTTTTAGAGCGCTTGGCTAAAGACTATCCTACGATTGTAGAAGAGAGTAAAAAAATCCCCACCGGCGCGATCCGCTCAGTCTTGCAAGCCTTGTTGCATGAAAAAATCCCCATTAAGGACATGCTCACTATTTTGGAAACGATTACCGATATTGCCCCATTGGTTCAAAACGATGTGAATATCTTAACCGAACAAGTGAGGGCGAGGCTTTCTAGGGTGATCACTAACGCTTTTAAATCTGAAGACGGGCGTTTGAAATTTTTAACCTTTTCTACCGATAGCGAACAATTTTTGCTCAATAAATTGCGAGAAAATGGCGCTTCTAAGAGCTTATTACTCAATGTGGGCGAATTGCAAAAACTCATTGAAGGGGTTTCTGAAGAGGCTATGAAAGTCTTGCAAAAAGGGATCGCTCCGGTGATTTTGATTGTAGAGCCTAATTTAAGAAAAGCCCTTTCTAATCAAATGGAGCAGGCCAGGATTGATGTGGTCGTGCTAAGCCATGCCGAATTAGACCCTAACTCTAATTTTGAAGCTTTAGGCACGATCCACATTAACTTTTAA
- a CDS encoding aminopeptidase, giving the protein MRGLERDSHFTLNENAMFFECAYSCDNALFLQLDDRSFFITDSRYTQEAKESIQPKKGVLAEVIESSDLVQSAIDLIAKHSVKKLFFDPNQVNLQTYKRLDLAVGNKVILEGVPSYHRQKRIIKNDHEIQLLKKSQALNVEAFENFAEYVKKIFDEKESLSERYLQHKVKDFLTKEGVYDLSFEPILALNANASKPHALPSAKDFLKADHSILLDMGIKYERYCSDRTRTAFFDPKDFVFKREQSFKDKERQKIYDIVKEAQEKAISGIRAGMTGKEADSLARGVISDYGYGQYFTHSTGHGIGLDIHELPYISSRSGTILEEGMVFSVEPGIYIPGFFGVRIEDLVVIKNSRAELL; this is encoded by the coding sequence ATGAGAGGATTAGAAAGAGACTCCCATTTCACGCTCAATGAAAATGCGATGTTTTTTGAATGCGCTTACAGTTGCGATAACGCTTTGTTTTTGCAATTAGACGATCGCTCGTTCTTCATCACTGATTCTCGTTACACCCAAGAAGCTAAAGAAAGCATTCAGCCTAAAAAGGGCGTTTTAGCGGAAGTGATAGAGTCTAGCGATTTAGTGCAAAGCGCAATTGATTTGATCGCAAAACACTCGGTTAAAAAGCTCTTTTTTGACCCCAATCAAGTGAATTTGCAAACCTACAAGCGTTTGGATTTAGCGGTTGGGAATAAGGTTATTTTAGAGGGCGTGCCTAGTTACCACCGCCAAAAACGCATCATTAAAAACGATCATGAGATCCAACTCCTCAAAAAATCTCAAGCGCTGAATGTTGAAGCTTTTGAAAATTTTGCCGAGTATGTGAAAAAGATTTTTGATGAAAAAGAGTCCTTGAGCGAGCGGTATTTGCAACATAAGGTTAAAGACTTTTTGACTAAAGAGGGGGTTTATGATCTGAGTTTTGAGCCTATTTTAGCCTTGAATGCGAACGCGAGCAAACCCCATGCCTTGCCTAGCGCGAAGGATTTTTTAAAAGCGGATCATAGCATTCTTTTGGATATGGGGATCAAATACGAACGCTATTGCTCGGATAGGACTCGCACGGCTTTTTTTGACCCTAAAGACTTTGTGTTCAAAAGGGAGCAGAGTTTCAAGGATAAAGAGCGTCAAAAGATTTATGACATTGTGAAAGAAGCACAAGAAAAGGCTATTTCAGGCATTAGAGCGGGCATGACCGGTAAAGAAGCGGACAGCTTGGCTAGGGGAGTGATTAGCGATTATGGTTATGGGCAGTATTTCACTCACAGCACCGGGCATGGCATTGGCTTAGACATTCATGAGCTTCCCTATATTTCATCGCGCAGTGGAACCATTTTAGAAGAGGGCATGGTGTTTTCTGTAGAGCCTGGGATTTATATCCCTGGATTTTTTGGGGTGCGCATTGAAGATTTAGTGGTGATTAAAAATTCTAGGGCTGAGCTTTTGTGA
- a CDS encoding 3',5'-cyclic-nucleotide phosphodiesterase, protein MQVYHLSHIDLDGYACQLVSKQFFKNIQYYNANYGREVSARIYEILNAIAQSKESEFLILVSDLNLNLNEAEYLQDKIQEHRLQNKNIQIQLLDHHISGKEVAESFHWYFLDTNRCATKIVYEFLKKHYALLEPKNTTWLEPLVEMVNSVDIWDTQGYGFELGKVCMRMITQSSELNRFMFDDENRDYKLKLLEEVKNYLFLENAPVAYDNDLFRLKKIALGGDPTTETMDNISSNAQTHLLSLKKHDCSVYYQDKKGFLSYSMGGISVLANLFLTQNPDFDFYMDVNAKGNVSLRANGNCDVCELSQMCFNGGGHRNASGGKIDGFKESFNYKDIKEQVEEIFNNA, encoded by the coding sequence ATGCAAGTTTATCACCTTTCACACATTGATTTAGACGGCTATGCATGCCAGCTTGTTTCAAAACAATTTTTTAAAAATATCCAATACTATAACGCTAATTACGGGCGTGAAGTCTCAGCGAGAATTTATGAAATTCTAAACGCGATCGCTCAATCTAAAGAGAGTGAATTCCTTATTTTGGTTAGCGATTTGAATTTGAATTTAAATGAAGCAGAGTATTTGCAGGATAAAATCCAAGAACACCGCTTGCAAAATAAAAACATTCAAATCCAGCTTTTGGATCACCATATCAGCGGTAAGGAAGTGGCTGAGAGTTTCCATTGGTATTTTTTAGACACGAACCGCTGCGCGACTAAAATCGTGTATGAATTTTTGAAAAAGCATTACGCTCTTTTAGAGCCAAAAAACACAACATGGCTAGAGCCTTTGGTGGAAATGGTCAATTCTGTGGATATTTGGGACACGCAAGGTTATGGCTTTGAATTAGGCAAGGTGTGCATGCGCATGATCACTCAAAGCTCTGAATTGAACCGTTTCATGTTTGATGATGAAAACCGCGATTATAAATTAAAGCTTTTAGAAGAAGTTAAAAACTATTTGTTTTTAGAAAATGCCCCTGTAGCCTATGATAATGATTTGTTCAGGCTTAAAAAAATCGCTCTAGGAGGCGACCCTACTACAGAAACGATGGACAATATCTCTTCAAACGCGCAAACGCATTTGCTCTCTTTAAAAAAGCATGATTGCAGCGTTTATTACCAGGATAAAAAAGGGTTTTTAAGCTATTCTATGGGGGGTATTAGCGTGTTGGCTAACCTTTTTTTAACGCAAAATCCGGATTTTGATTTTTATATGGATGTGAACGCTAAAGGGAATGTGAGCTTAAGGGCGAATGGGAATTGCGATGTGTGCGAACTCAGTCAAATGTGTTTCAATGGGGGCGGGCATAGGAATGCGAGCGGGGGCAAGATTGATGGCTTTAAAGAAAGCTTTAATTATAAGGACATTAAAGAGCAAGTTGAAGAAATTTTCAATAACGCCTAA
- the folK gene encoding 2-amino-4-hydroxy-6-hydroxymethyldihydropteridine diphosphokinase: protein MREILTSRFFPSLFKKRLDFSNRVVLGLGSNLKNPLKILKNCFLYFKNHSRIGKIFSSPIYINPPFGYTKQPNFYNATIILKTSLGLHHFFALVFYIERRFGRARKRDFKDAPRTLDIDIIAFNQVILRQNDLTLPHPKWSERDSVLVPLTLQQILFKKGEW from the coding sequence ATGCGAGAGATCCTTACTAGCCGCTTTTTCCCCAGCCTTTTTAAAAAAAGGCTTGATTTTTCTAACAGGGTGGTTTTAGGGCTGGGATCTAATCTTAAAAATCCTTTAAAAATATTAAAAAATTGTTTTTTATACTTTAAAAATCATAGTAGAATCGGAAAAATTTTTTCTTCGCCGATTTATATCAATCCGCCTTTTGGTTACACTAAGCAACCTAATTTCTACAACGCTACGATTATCCTTAAAACATCTTTAGGTTTGCACCATTTTTTTGCTCTAGTGTTTTATATAGAAAGGCGTTTTGGGCGTGCAAGGAAGCGCGATTTTAAAGACGCTCCAAGAACTTTGGATATTGATATTATCGCTTTCAATCAAGTCATTTTAAGGCAGAACGATTTGACTTTACCTCACCCTAAATGGAGTGAAAGAGACTCGGTGTTAGTGCCTTTAACTTTGCAACAAATCCTTTTTAAAAAAGGGGAGTGGTGA
- a CDS encoding O-antigen ligase family protein: MLKERLKAFFSADSVFTLIFALFFLTSFKKPLTQVLLIVLMVFLFFRCYFQASLKETFRINHLKTMPFKWLTLAFLGVFLSIFPNMFNMYDSQTFRYNLFALNMSLTYACGALCLLFSSRLRIKLDQKILFYSMAVANFINGLLSLVQKIYFNMPRAQGFSTVKEYVVLVSVSILGCYIYALYSQNQKEKLFFTLSVFVGFLVVILSATRSATIAFVATFLILSCFILYAKKSLKPLGYMVVMSLVLSALYVGSNALEKRGAIEQSRVQNQTFEEDLKRYAKKDADSSIGWRLERWKEALTVLRLRPFFGMAASEKCQRLEEILSLSKSYRAKDLILCYERYDNQIIHVLATRGIIGFLIWLFFLLVIVKIFWSGIKQNSLISFFILTAFTFYLIFGIGFDPFDFFITGSFFVGMVMMVVFLKKDKSAF; this comes from the coding sequence GTGTTGAAAGAGCGTTTGAAAGCCTTTTTCAGTGCGGACTCTGTTTTCACTTTAATTTTTGCCCTTTTTTTTCTCACTTCGTTTAAAAAACCTTTAACTCAAGTCTTGTTGATTGTTTTAATGGTTTTTTTGTTTTTTAGGTGTTATTTCCAAGCGTCTTTAAAAGAAACCTTTAGAATCAATCATTTAAAAACCATGCCCTTTAAATGGCTCACTCTGGCTTTTTTAGGGGTATTTTTAAGCATCTTCCCTAACATGTTTAACATGTATGATAGCCAAACCTTCCGCTACAATTTATTCGCTCTAAACATGTCTTTAACTTACGCTTGCGGGGCGTTATGCTTGCTTTTTTCTAGCCGTTTAAGAATCAAATTGGATCAAAAAATCCTTTTTTATAGCATGGCTGTGGCAAATTTTATCAACGGCTTGCTCTCATTGGTGCAAAAAATTTATTTTAACATGCCCAGAGCGCAAGGGTTTAGCACGGTTAAGGAGTATGTGGTTTTAGTGAGCGTGTCAATCTTAGGCTGTTATATTTATGCGCTTTATTCGCAAAATCAAAAAGAGAAACTTTTTTTCACCCTTTCTGTTTTCGTGGGGTTTTTAGTGGTTATTTTAAGCGCTACAAGGAGCGCGACAATCGCTTTTGTGGCTACTTTTTTGATCCTGTCTTGCTTTATTTTATACGCCAAAAAATCGCTCAAACCATTGGGTTATATGGTGGTTATGAGTCTTGTTTTGAGCGCTTTGTATGTGGGGAGTAACGCTTTAGAAAAGAGGGGGGCAATAGAGCAATCTAGGGTTCAAAATCAAACCTTTGAAGAGGATTTGAAACGCTACGCTAAAAAGGACGCTGATAGCAGTATTGGGTGGCGTTTGGAGCGCTGGAAAGAAGCCCTAACGGTTTTGCGTTTAAGGCCCTTTTTTGGTATGGCCGCTAGCGAGAAATGCCAGAGGTTAGAAGAGATTTTATCCTTATCAAAGTCTTATAGGGCAAAAGATTTGATTCTCTGTTATGAAAGATACGACAATCAAATCATTCATGTTCTAGCCACTAGGGGGATCATAGGCTTTTTAATCTGGCTTTTTTTCTTGTTAGTCATTGTAAAGATTTTTTGGAGCGGGATCAAGCAAAACTCTTTAATATCATTCTTTATATTAACGGCATTCACTTTTTACCTCATTTTTGGTATTGGGTTTGACCCTTTTGATTTCTTCATTACGGGAAGTTTTTTTGTAGGAATGGTCATGATGGTTGTTTTTTTAAAAAAGGATAAAAGCGCTTTTTAG
- the rpsO gene encoding 30S ribosomal protein S15: MALNLEKKQEIIKAFATKANDTGSCEVQVALLNERIKLLTEHLKTNPKDHSSRLGLLKLVAQRRNLLKYIKRTDHARYVVLIEKLGIKDR; this comes from the coding sequence ATGGCTTTGAATCTGGAGAAAAAACAAGAAATCATTAAGGCGTTTGCCACTAAAGCAAACGATACCGGTTCTTGTGAGGTGCAAGTGGCGTTGTTGAATGAAAGGATCAAGCTTTTAACCGAGCATTTAAAAACTAACCCCAAAGATCATTCTAGTCGTTTAGGGCTTTTAAAATTAGTCGCTCAAAGACGCAATCTGTTGAAATACATCAAACGCACCGATCATGCGCGTTATGTGGTTTTGATTGAAAAGTTAGGCATTAAAGACAGATAG
- the hsrA gene encoding response regulator-like transcription factor HsrA: MRVLLIEKNSVLGGEIEKGLNVKGFMADVTESLEDGEYLMDIRNYDLVMVSDKNALSFVSRIKEKHSSIVVLVSSDNPTSEEEVHAFEQGADDYIAKPYRSIKALVARIEARLRFWGSNVIEIGDLTISPDEEKIIYKGREVEVKGKPFEVLTHLARHRDQIVSKEQLLDAIWEEPEMVTPNVIEVAINQIRQKMDKPLGISTVETVRRRGYRFCYPKPACEE; the protein is encoded by the coding sequence ATGCGCGTTCTACTGATTGAAAAAAATTCTGTTTTAGGTGGAGAAATTGAAAAGGGCTTAAATGTTAAAGGCTTTATGGCTGATGTAACAGAGAGTTTAGAGGATGGGGAATACCTTATGGATATTAGGAATTACGACTTAGTTATGGTTAGCGATAAAAACGCTTTAAGTTTTGTTTCTAGAATCAAGGAGAAACATTCTTCTATTGTTGTTTTAGTTTCTTCTGATAACCCTACAAGCGAAGAAGAAGTCCATGCGTTTGAGCAAGGCGCGGACGATTATATCGCCAAGCCTTACCGCAGCATTAAAGCTTTAGTCGCAAGGATTGAGGCTCGTTTGAGATTTTGGGGCTCTAATGTGATTGAAATTGGGGATTTGACCATTAGCCCTGATGAAGAAAAGATTATTTACAAGGGGCGTGAAGTTGAGGTTAAAGGGAAGCCCTTTGAAGTACTGACCCATCTTGCCAGGCATAGGGATCAAATCGTCTCCAAAGAACAGCTTTTAGACGCTATTTGGGAAGAGCCTGAAATGGTTACCCCTAATGTGATTGAAGTGGCTATCAATCAAATCCGCCAAAAAATGGATAAACCCTTGGGGATTTCCACGGTTGAAACCGTAAGGCGCAGAGGCTATCGTTTTTGTTACCCCAAACCGGCGTGTGAAGAATAA
- the aroQ gene encoding type II 3-dehydroquinate dehydratase, translating into MKILVIQGPNLNMLGHRDPRLYGMVTLDQIHEIMQTFVKQGNLDVELEFFQTNFEGEIIDKIQESVGSDYEGIIINPGAFSHTSIAIADAIMLAGKPVIEVHLTNIQAREEFRKNSYTGAACGGVIMGFGPLGYNMALMAMVNILAEMKAFQEAQKNNPNNPINNQK; encoded by the coding sequence ATGAAAATTTTAGTGATTCAAGGGCCTAATTTAAACATGTTAGGACACAGAGACCCAAGACTTTATGGCATGGTAACCTTAGACCAAATCCATGAAATCATGCAAACTTTCGTGAAACAAGGCAATTTAGATGTGGAATTAGAGTTTTTTCAAACCAATTTTGAGGGCGAAATCATTGACAAAATCCAAGAGAGCGTGGGCAGCGATTATGAAGGGATTATTATTAACCCTGGAGCGTTTTCGCACACTTCTATTGCGATTGCGGATGCGATCATGCTAGCGGGCAAACCTGTCATTGAAGTGCATCTCACTAACATTCAAGCCAGAGAAGAATTCAGGAAAAATTCTTACACCGGAGCGGCTTGTGGAGGCGTGATCATGGGATTTGGCCCGCTTGGTTACAACATGGCTTTAATGGCGATGGTGAATATTTTAGCCGAGATGAAAGCGTTCCAAGAAGCCCAAAAAAACAACCCTAATAACCCCATTAACAATCAAAAATAA